TCGATAGGAGGTTTGCGTGGGACAAAAAACTCACCCGCGTGGCTTACGCTTAGGAATCATTGAGACGTGGGATTCAAAGTGGTACAGCGAGCGGAATTATGCCAAATGGCTCCATGAAGATTTTAAAATTCAGAAATTCGTCAAAGAACAACTTGCGCGTGCTGGTATTTCGCGTGTTGAAGTGGAACGCGTGGCGGACCGTTGCAGTATTAACATCCATACAGCACGTCCGGGTATTGTAATTGGGCGTCGCGGTGCGGAAGCTGAAAAACTACAAGCGCTGCTCGAAAAAGAGGTCGGTTGTCCTGTACGGATTAATGTCTCAGAGATTAGAGAACCAGAACTCGATGCCCAACTCGTATCAGAAGATGTCGCGACACAAATAGAGCGTCGTGCGGGTTTTAAACAAGCGATGCGACGAAAAATCTCTGGTTCCATACAAGCTGGGGCATTGGGTGTCAAGATCATGGTGAGTGGTAGACTGGACGGCAAGGAAATCGCCCGTGCCGAATCCAGCATCGAGGGACGCGTTCCTCTTCACACCCTCAGAGCGAATGTTGACTACGGTTTTACGGAAGCGAATACAACGTATGGTAAAATCGGGGTCAAGACGTGGATCTTCAAAGGCGAAATTATCGGTGTCCCGGATAACTTGAAGGGAGAACCGTCCGTCCGTCGTCAATCTGGACGCCGTGAAGACACAGGTTCGCAGCGCTCCGATCGCCGACGCGGCGATAGACGCTCTGGCTCCCGTCAATCCGGGGAACAGGGTAGAGGAAGAGGTCGGCGCCGACCGCGTCGAAGCGGCGGCGATTCCCGAAGCGATTCATAACTGTCCAACAACCCAGAGGGCAGATTTTTAAGGAGGCATTTTAAGGTGTTAATGCCGAAACGCGTGATGCGCCGCTATGTGCATCGTGGAAAACGCCGTGGGAAGCCACTCCGGGGTTCACAGATTAACTTCGGCGAATACGGCTTACAAGCGATGGAAGCTGGCTGGATTACCAGCAACCAAATTGAGTCGGCACGTGTTGCTATCACGCGATATGTACGCCGTGGTGGAAAACTGTGGATCAAAATTTTCCCACATAAACCACTCAGTAAACAACCTGCTGAAACGCGCATGGGTAAGGGTAAGAAAGGTCCGCCTGAACACTGGGTCGCTGTCGTTAAACCCGGCAGAGTTCTCTATGAACTCAGTGGCGTTTCGCTTGAAGATGCAAAAGGGGCGATGGAACGAGCCGCCCACAAATTGCCAATCAAAACCAAGTTCGTTGCACGGAATGAGTAATTTCGTCTGCTTCTACAGACATGGTATCCGGCTGGGGTGCTTCAAAGGAATTCCTTTGAAACTCTCCAGGAGAGCGTCATGTCTATGGTATCGGTTTGACAACACACATGGAGGTTGGAATAGTGAAAGCGGATGAACTACGAGGAAAAACGACTGAAGAATTGGAAGGTGAATTGAAAACTCTTAAAGAGAATCTGTTCAACCAGAGATTCCGAAGTATTTTAGGACAACAAGAGGATACAACAACTATCGGTAAGATTCGGAAGGACATCGCACGCGTGAAAACCTTCCTACGGCTCCGATCAGAGTAGACGGGAGTTATAGGAATAGGTAAGGTGATATAGTCGGATTCCGTCTCATTAAATTTGTACTGTGTGCTGAAAAAACGTAATTTAATAGGTTTTGACTGGTTTGGAGGATAAAGTTGAGCGAGGAAAGACGTAGACATCGCAAATTTCGGACAGGTCTTGTTACCAGTAACAGTATGGATAAAACTGTCACAGTGTCGATTGTTCGGCGCTTTCAACATCCGCTTTACAAAAAGGTCGTCCGGAAAACGAAAAAGATTCTGGCTCACGATGAACAGAACAATTGTAACGTCGGTGACGTGGTGCAGGTTGTCGAAACCCGGCCGCGGAGTCGTCATAAACGGTGGCGTGTCCAATCGGTAGTAAGCGCAGGACAGACCGCCAACGATTAAGAAGTGCCACCACCAGTGAGGGTGGTATGTGCCACCTGTATTATCGGGTGAGAGACGCAGGCAATATGGTTCGCACGGCACTTGAGAAGAAAGGGTTTCATCTCCACTCTGACGTTTCCAAACAGGTTTCCGTTTTGAAAACGGTAGAGGAGAATACAAAAATGGTTCAATCATATACTCGATTAACCTGTGCTGATAATACCGGCGCAAGGAAGTTAATGTGCATTAGTGTGCTTGGAGGGACCCGTCGACGCTACGCGCGCGTAGGCGACGTGATTGTAGCAAGCATCAAAGAAGCGACCCCCAATACGCAGGTAAAAGCCGGTGAAGTTGTTCGGGCAGTTGTCGTCCGCACGACGAAAGAATATCGACGCGCAGACGGTTCCTATATTAAATTCGATCAGAACGCTGCAGTTCTGATTGATCCGCAGAACCAACCCCGTGGTACTCGAATTTTTGGACCCGTCGCACGCGAACTCAGAGAAAAGGCGTTCACCCGAATTGTCTCGCTTGCACCCGAGGTTATTTAGGAGGACAATTGTGGCACAGCGAAAACTACATATCAAAAAAGACGACACAGTCTTAGTCCTCAGTGGACAAGATCGCGGTAAACAAGGTGTCGTTTTAGAGGTGTTCCCGAAGAAACAACGAGCAATCGTTGAAGGTGTTCATATAGTTGTCCGTCACCTCCGTCCAAATCAGGCAGGACAAGGCGGTATCGTTGAACGCGAAGGCACGATTCACGTTTCTAACCTGAAAAAGATTGATGGTTAATCGGAAGAGAGCACTCCAGCACCTGCTGAAAAAGCCCATTGAAAAAAGCCGTCAGTTCTCCATCAGCGGTCAGAAAGCGGGTGTTTTTTCACCAGAAATCTCTATAGGATACAAGGCTTATGAGCCCATTTAAAGAATTTTACCAAACAGAAGTGGTGCCTGCATTGCAACAGCATTTTAATTATGAGAATGTGATGCAGATTCCGAAAGTGGACAAAATTACACTGAATATCGGTGTGGGTATAGCAGTTCAGAATCCAAGCGCATTGGAAGATGCCGTAGAAGAACTGACACTTATTGCGGGGCAACGCGCGGTGATCACCCGTGCGAAAAAATCTATCTCTGCGTTCAAAATCAGAGGTCCGTCAAAGTTAGGGCGCACCCCCGGCATGGCGATCGGATGTAAGGTTACATTGCGACAGGAAAGAATGTATGAATTTCTCAATCGCTTAATCAACATCGTGCTGCCCCAAATTCGGGACTTCCGCGGTATATCAGCCGATGCTTTTGACGGTCGCGGCAACTATTCTCTGGGGCTCACGGAACAGTTAATCTTTCCGGAAATCGATTACGACAACGTTAACGATATTCGCGGACTGAATGTAACCATTGTTACAACCGCCCCCACTGACGAAGAAGGTCACGAGTTGCTAAGTCTTTTAGGCATGCCTTTCCGAAAATAGATGAGGTCTTTCGCCAAGCTTCTGTAAAAAGATCTCATAGGCACCTTTACCAGCACCTCCAGTTTAACAGCCGGAGGCAACCCCCGTAGGTGCTACGGGTAAGTAAGAAAAGGAGTATTCAGATTGGCAAGTAAATCATGGATTGCCAAACAGAAAAGGACCCCGCGGTTCCGAACCCGAGAATATAGTCGTTGTAAAAGTTGCGGGAGATCGCGTGGGTATCTTCGCAAGTTTGAGTTGTGTCGTATCTGTTTCCGACTCTTTGCCCGCGCCGGTAAAATACCCGGTGTGCGAAAGGCGAGTTGGTAAATTTTTTAATTTTACCTTGCGGAGGAATAAGGTCCGTTTCAACTATTAAGGGTGTTTCTTAAATCCGCCTGCGTCGTTGTTGCAGGCTACGTGCTTTGGATAAAAAGAAAGATAATACAAACCCCATAGCCCGTAATGTAATGGAGGACGGATATACGGAAAGACACTTTATGCATCAAACCCACCTGACCGAACCGCAAGGGATAATTAAAAAACAAAATAAGGAGAATCTTTCATGTCGATGACCGATCCGATTGCTGATATGCTAACACGTATCCGCAATGCCAATATGGCAGGACATGAACGCGTCGAAATCCCCTCTTCAAAAGTTAAATCTGAGATCGCACGCATCCTGTCAGAAGAAGGTTTCGTCAGAAATTATCGTTTAATCGAAGATGAGAAACAGGGAATTTTAAGAATTTACTTGAAATACGGAAACACGAAAAAAGAGAAGGTCATCACAAACCTAAGACGTATCAGCAAACCGGGCAGAAGGGTTTACGCCAAATCCGATAATTTGCCACAGGTTTTCGGAGGACTCGGAGTCGCCATTTTGTCAACATCCAGTGGACTCAAAACGACCCCACAATGCCGACAGGATAAAGTCGGGGGCGAAGTTCTCTGTTACGTCTGGTAACATCTTGCTGATGACGCTCAACGAGTTGGGAGACATAGAATGTCACGTATTGGACTAACACCGATTCCAGTGCCCGACAAGGTGCAAATCGCTTTAAACAACAGTGACGTGCAGGTAGACGGACCGAAAGGAAGTCTCAATTGGAAGCTTCCCGAAGGAATCAATGTGACGGTTGAAGAAAACGTTCTAAGCGTCGAAAGAAAGAGTGAACTCAAACAGCACAAAGCCCTGCACGGATTGGCACGTAGCCTTATTGCCAATATGGTTACCGGCGTTTCAGAGGGCTTTGAGAAAAAACTACGAGTCGTCGGTACGGGTTATCGCGCGGAGGTCAATCGCGAGAGCAATTTGGTTCTTGATGTTGGCTATTCGCATTCCGTTACCTACTCCCCGCCTGACGGAATAACACTGAGCGTTGAACCCACTGAAACAATAGATGGACAGATACATACACCTATCACCGTCAGTGGCATCGACAAACAGTTAGTTGGACAAGTGGCAGCCTCTATTCGTCAAATCAAGAAACCGGAGATTTATAAGCCTTGTAAAGGCATCCGGTACGATGGCGAACGCGTCCGAGATAAAGAAGGAAAAGCGGCTGCTGGGTAATGTCGTGGTATTTTGGGCGCTGCGGTTTTACTAAAGAAGCACACAACCGCACCAGCGCGATGTCGAAGCGATACAGAAATATCCGACAATTCGCAATTAGAAGTCAAAAAGCGTTAGCATTTAGATGCTAACTTTGTAGGTTCCACCAATCTATTGGTGATTGCATACCGAGATTTCTATAAATTATTGTAGAAATACTCAGGTTCAAAGGAACAGACCCCTTGGTACTTACAAAAAAGAAACGGATGAGCCATTTACGACGCCGCAAGCGAGTCCGCCAAAAAATTAGCGGCACCGGGGATAGACCGAGACTCTCTGTTTTTCGAAGTTCAAAACATATCTATGCGCAGCTCATTAATGATGAACTTGGTGTGACGGTTGCCGAAGCCTCCACGTTATCTCCGGAACTGAAAGAGCACCTCTCAAACGGTGGCAATGTCAAGGCAGCGGGGAGCGTCGGTGCGCTTATCGCGCAAAAAGCCAAGCAGCAGGAGATTGAGGTAGTTGTCTTTGACCGGGGCGGACATCTCTACCATGGGCGCATAAAAGCGCTTGCTGAAGCTGCGAAAGCGGAAGGATTAAAGTTCTAATCTTTTTTACCTATTAAGTTTCTGCTCAGGGAACACCCAAGCAAAAACCCCTCCGTTATATTTCGGGCAGGTTTTCAGTGTTTCCTGTATGCCTTTTTAGAGATGCCAGGAATTCCACCAGAAACCCGCGCTAAACGAAGCGGAGGGAGGCCCAGGAGGCCATAACTTAAAACATGCTGAAAGATAAAATCAACCCTGATGAACATGAATTTGAGGAACGCATGATTACCATCAATCGTGTGATGCGAGTTGGTAAGGGACGACGCACGCCCAGTTTTAACTCACTCACGGTTGTTGGGAATCGTGATGGTATTGTTGGTATCGGATTCGGTAGCGCGAGCGAAGTCGCTGGTGCGCTCCGAAAAAGTTTTGCAGATGCCCGAAAAAATCTGATTCGGGTTCCAATTACCAACGGTACGCTTCCACATGAGATCATCAGCGAATTTAAATCCGCCAAAGTCTTGCTAAAACCAGCAAGTCCTGGGACAGGCATCATCGCAGGACACGCGACGCGTGCTATCCTTGAATTCGCAGGCGTTCGAGACGCGCTCACAAAATGCCTTTCCTCTCGGAACGTGAAAAATATCGCTGAAGCTACCATGCTTGGCTTAAAGAGCCTCAAAGACGTTAATGAAGTCGCTCGGTTGCGAGACCTTTCTGTTGAAGAACTGCTCAAGAAACGCTAAAGATTGGCAATTGGCGGTCAGCAGTCAGGTGTCAGCAGTTAGTGAGATCCGCGTAAGTGCCACACAACTTTTTTGCTGATGGAAACCGAAAGGGTTGCGCAGCAACGCGGGCTGAAGACTGATAACCAGAAAAAATGGAGTAAATCCTGATGAAATTGAATGAACTTAAACCTGCCCCGGGCGCGAAGCGCTCAAGAAAGCGGGTCGGGAGAGGTAACGCTTCAGGCTGGGGCGGCACCAGTGGACGTGGGCACAAGGGTCAAAAATCCCGATCTGGTGCTTCAATTCCGGCATGGTTTGAAGGTGGACAGATGCCATTGGTTCGACGGCTCCCGAAGCGAGGACCGCGGCGCACCGGACATAAACGATTGGAATACGATGTCATCAACGTTGAAACCCTTAACATTTTTGAAGATGCCGCAATTATCACCCCTGATGTCCTTCGCGAAGCAGGAATAATCAAAGGGAAAAACGCCCTGATAAAGATACTTGGCGACGGTGAGCTCGAAAAACAGTTGAAAGTCCAAGCACATCGCTTTTCAAAATCTGCGATCCAGAAAATTGAATCCAAAGGTGGCACGACCGAGGTCCTCGGGATGACTGCGAACACTAACGACTCTGCTTAAGCATCGTAGGGGTTGGGTAACCCAGCCCGTACAGGAGGAAAAAAAATAAGTGATTAAGGCAGTTCAAAACGCTTTTAAAATACCCGAATTGCGGAAACGCATCATTTTTACAGCGTTGCTCTTGATTGTTTACCGCCTTGGTGCACACATCACACTTCCGGGTATTGACGATCAAGCACTCGAAGCTTTTTTCCAGCAACTCATGGAGCGTGGTGGGAACGTCATTGGGTTCATCGACTTGTTCTCAGGTGGTGCGTTTAGTCAGATGACTATTTTCGCGCTCGGTATACAACCGTATATCAGTGCCTCAATCATTATGCAGCTTCTCGCTGTCATTGTGCCCTCCTTGGAGAAACTCTCCAAAGAACCTGATGGTCGGAAGAAGATTACGCAATATACGCGATACGGAACAGTTATCTTGAGTATCATTCAAGGGATAACGATTAGCATTGTCCTGCGGAACCCAGAAAACATAACTGGACAAGCAGGCGAAATCGTGAGAAACCCGGACCTCTGGTGGCACTTCCTTGTCGTTATAACACTC
This portion of the Candidatus Poribacteria bacterium genome encodes:
- the rplE gene encoding 50S ribosomal protein L5, with the translated sequence MSPFKEFYQTEVVPALQQHFNYENVMQIPKVDKITLNIGVGIAVQNPSALEDAVEELTLIAGQRAVITRAKKSISAFKIRGPSKLGRTPGMAIGCKVTLRQERMYEFLNRLINIVLPQIRDFRGISADAFDGRGNYSLGLTEQLIFPEIDYDNVNDIRGLNVTIVTTAPTDEEGHELLSLLGMPFRK
- the rpsE gene encoding 30S ribosomal protein S5 codes for the protein MKDKINPDEHEFEERMITINRVMRVGKGRRTPSFNSLTVVGNRDGIVGIGFGSASEVAGALRKSFADARKNLIRVPITNGTLPHEIISEFKSAKVLLKPASPGTGIIAGHATRAILEFAGVRDALTKCLSSRNVKNIAEATMLGLKSLKDVNEVARLRDLSVEELLKKR
- the rplF gene encoding 50S ribosomal protein L6, producing the protein MSRIGLTPIPVPDKVQIALNNSDVQVDGPKGSLNWKLPEGINVTVEENVLSVERKSELKQHKALHGLARSLIANMVTGVSEGFEKKLRVVGTGYRAEVNRESNLVLDVGYSHSVTYSPPDGITLSVEPTETIDGQIHTPITVSGIDKQLVGQVAASIRQIKKPEIYKPCKGIRYDGERVRDKEGKAAAG
- the rplO gene encoding 50S ribosomal protein L15, with amino-acid sequence MKLNELKPAPGAKRSRKRVGRGNASGWGGTSGRGHKGQKSRSGASIPAWFEGGQMPLVRRLPKRGPRRTGHKRLEYDVINVETLNIFEDAAIITPDVLREAGIIKGKNALIKILGDGELEKQLKVQAHRFSKSAIQKIESKGGTTEVLGMTANTNDSA
- the rplP gene encoding 50S ribosomal protein L16, with translation MLMPKRVMRRYVHRGKRRGKPLRGSQINFGEYGLQAMEAGWITSNQIESARVAITRYVRRGGKLWIKIFPHKPLSKQPAETRMGKGKKGPPEHWVAVVKPGRVLYELSGVSLEDAKGAMERAAHKLPIKTKFVARNE
- a CDS encoding 50S ribosomal protein L24 translates to MAQRKLHIKKDDTVLVLSGQDRGKQGVVLEVFPKKQRAIVEGVHIVVRHLRPNQAGQGGIVEREGTIHVSNLKKIDG
- the rpsC gene encoding 30S ribosomal protein S3; protein product: MGQKTHPRGLRLGIIETWDSKWYSERNYAKWLHEDFKIQKFVKEQLARAGISRVEVERVADRCSINIHTARPGIVIGRRGAEAEKLQALLEKEVGCPVRINVSEIREPELDAQLVSEDVATQIERRAGFKQAMRRKISGSIQAGALGVKIMVSGRLDGKEIARAESSIEGRVPLHTLRANVDYGFTEANTTYGKIGVKTWIFKGEIIGVPDNLKGEPSVRRQSGRREDTGSQRSDRRRGDRRSGSRQSGEQGRGRGRRRPRRSGGDSRSDS
- the rpmC gene encoding 50S ribosomal protein L29; amino-acid sequence: MKADELRGKTTEELEGELKTLKENLFNQRFRSILGQQEDTTTIGKIRKDIARVKTFLRLRSE
- a CDS encoding type Z 30S ribosomal protein S14, whose translation is MASKSWIAKQKRTPRFRTREYSRCKSCGRSRGYLRKFELCRICFRLFARAGKIPGVRKASW
- the rplR gene encoding 50S ribosomal protein L18 codes for the protein MSHLRRRKRVRQKISGTGDRPRLSVFRSSKHIYAQLINDELGVTVAEASTLSPELKEHLSNGGNVKAAGSVGALIAQKAKQQEIEVVVFDRGGHLYHGRIKALAEAAKAEGLKF
- the rpsQ gene encoding 30S ribosomal protein S17, translating into MSEERRRHRKFRTGLVTSNSMDKTVTVSIVRRFQHPLYKKVVRKTKKILAHDEQNNCNVGDVVQVVETRPRSRHKRWRVQSVVSAGQTAND
- the rplN gene encoding 50S ribosomal protein L14; protein product: MVQSYTRLTCADNTGARKLMCISVLGGTRRRYARVGDVIVASIKEATPNTQVKAGEVVRAVVVRTTKEYRRADGSYIKFDQNAAVLIDPQNQPRGTRIFGPVARELREKAFTRIVSLAPEVI
- the rpsH gene encoding 30S ribosomal protein S8, with protein sequence MSMTDPIADMLTRIRNANMAGHERVEIPSSKVKSEIARILSEEGFVRNYRLIEDEKQGILRIYLKYGNTKKEKVITNLRRISKPGRRVYAKSDNLPQVFGGLGVAILSTSSGLKTTPQCRQDKVGGEVLCYVW